In a genomic window of Brettanomyces nanus chromosome 1, complete sequence:
- a CDS encoding uncharacterized protein (BUSCO:EOG09343MOF~EggNog:ENOG41) — MPFKTLPSDLRSQVNAVVKAYSPSEKVFLHLVDYYETELVARSAPDNKKRKFDNSGSVADVSALPESLEGLQIILQLPDLSVQSPFRKKVNMVIGAYTDKEPLLAFTKSIKTRPEFILDDLSDGNVEFATILQVPDKKPLRMLLIAYKKNLGHLYKDGTLLVQFNNDILTEQFGPVLQNMNLTEFLLRQFAVFKLLIVDGTTEDVFFVHTYIGNKEGHLYFLPDHMIFGFKKPILVFKTSDIISVTYTSITRNTFNVSLDVRTGEEGEEAGEKIEFSLVEQGEFEKIDQYVKSKKFEDRSMAEELKAQRQLKSKNDKAGALSEAAKLVPGGEKIMGDVDDDDDEEFDANYESDGDGLDGDDEDDEDDKDDKDDKGGNNGHNDDDDDDDDDDIDDNDNDIADYTDINLEQELKDLQDDLDDDDYLKMADYGMPN; from the coding sequence ATGCCATTCAAAACGCTTCCCAGTGATCTCAGAAGTCAAGTTAATGCTGTGGTGAAGGCATACTCTCCTAGTGAAAAAGTGTTTCTACATTTGGTCGATTATTATGAAACAGAGCTCGTCGCAAGATCGGCGCCTGacaacaagaagagaaagttcGACAATTCTGGATCTGTGGCCGACGTTTCGGCATTGCCAGAGAGTTTAGAGGGATTGcaaatcattcttcaactccCAGATCTTTCAGTGCAATCGCCTTttagaaaaaaagtgaaCATGGTGATAGGAGCTTACACAGATAAGGAGCCACTTCTAGCGTTCACTAAGTCGATCAAGACGAGGCCGGAATTCATACTTGATGATCTTAGTGATGGTAATGTGGAGTTTGCTAcgattcttcaagttccGGATAAAAAACCATTACGTATGCTTCTTATAGCGTATAAAAAGAATTTGGGTCATCTCTACAAAGATGGTACCCTATTGGTTCAATTCAATAACGACATACTTACTGAACAGTTTGGTCCTGTTTTACAAAATATGAATCTTACCGAGTTTCTTCTGAGGCAATTTGCTGTATTTAAGTTATTAATAGTGGATGGCACTACTGAGGATGTTTTCTTCGTCCATACATACATTGGAAATAAGGAAGGACAtctctattttcttcctgaCCATATGATTTTTGGATTCAAAAAGCCTattcttgtcttcaaaaCATCGGATATCATCTCTGTTACTTATACATCGATtacaagaaatacattCAACGTTTCTCTTGATGTTAGGActggtgaagaaggagaagaagctggTGAGAAAATCGAGTTCTCTTTAGTTGAACAGGGAGAGTTTGAGAAGATAGATCAGTACGTGAAGAGcaagaagtttgaggaTCGATCAATGGCTGAGGAATTAAAGGCACAGAGGCAATTGAAAAGTAAGAACGATAAGGCTGGTGCTCTTAGTGAAGCAGCCAAGTTAGTTCCTGGGGGAGAGAAGATTATGGGAGAtgtcgatgatgatgacgatgaagagtttgatgCTAACTATGAAAGTGACGGAGATGGATTGGACGGAGATGACGAGGATGACGAGGATGACAAGGATGACAAGGATGACAAGGGAGGAAACAACGGTCataacgatgatgatgatgatgatgatgatgatgacatcGACGACAATGATAACGATATCGCCGATTACACAGACATTAATCTCGAACAAGAACTTAAAGACCTTCAGGACGATTTAGACGACGACGACTATCTCAAAATGGCCGACTATGGAATGCCTAATTAG
- a CDS encoding uncharacterized protein (BUSCO:EOG09341K30) has product MPVGHPRCHAFTLLRYLCTSSQILPPTIYALSTAPGRSAIAIIRISGPASTYIYQKLTGLKTFLKPRLATVRKLYNPLLLDKGKRSFLDEALCLYFHAPNSYTGEDCLELQVHGGKAVIGSVIKAISLLHSVNMPIRYAQRGEFSKRGFQNGRFDLTEAEGINELINAQTEVQRVSALSSMKGEVRELFHHWRKQIVNNVALLTTIIDFGEDHDIDQVNNLFDKVDQNISNLQSEVSNYLERTRKSQILMDGIKMTLLGPPNAGKSSLLNILADDDKAIVSSIAGTTRDAIEIPLAIHGYKVVVGDTAGIRHATNEIEREGIKRAKTRSRNADLNLIIIPADLSGDIDQVLLDHIVDISDKELLIIVNKSDLLTSETDRVSLLSRISTKFDIPPDRFKFISCITHDGIKELTQQLESKFRQITWTDRGEDPVVISKRAQDILSNDVLHGFIDFHQFKDGDDIVLAMESLKFSMEGIGKITGEAIGVEEILSVVFSQFCIGWAAFGIGARALQMGIRQAPLTYYPMAYVYSAGFWVGFGYMFDSWVDKNNNLLEMRMDKLHKSREAAEAK; this is encoded by the exons ATGCCAGTTGGTCATCCTAGATGCCATGCTTTCACTCTTCTCAGGTATCTCTGCACTTCGTCACAGATCTTACCCCCTACCATATATGCTCTATCTACAGCACCTGGTAGATCTGCCATAGCTATAATCAGAATTTCTGGCCCGGCTTCCACCTACATTTATCAAAAGCTGACGGGGCTCAAGACATTTCTAAAGCCAAGGCTGGCAACTGTTAGAAAGCTTTACAATCCTTTACTTTTAGATAAAGGCAAGAGAAGCTTTTTGGATGAGGCTCTCTGCCTTTATTTCCATGCTCCTAATTCTTACACAGGTGAAGACTGTTTAGAATTACAGGTGCACGGAGGTAAAGCCGTCATTGGCTCAGTCATTAAGGCAATCTCTCTTCTACATTCGGTAAATATGCCTATTCGTTATGCTCAAAGAGGAGAGTTTTCCAAGAGAGGCTTTCAGAATGGACGCTTTGATCTTACTGAGGCTGAAGGTATCAACGAGTTGATCAATGCTCAGACTGAAGTGCAAAGGGTTTCTGCTTTAAGTTCTATGAAGGGTGAAGTCCGGGAATTATTTCACCATTGGAGGAAGCAGATTGTAAATAATGTTGCATTATTGACTACCATCATCGATTTTGGTGAAGATCATGATATTGACCAGGTTAACAATCTATTCGATAAAGTAGACCAGAACATCTCGAATTTGCAATCCGAAGTGTCCAATTATCTAGAAAGGACTCGGAAGTCACAAATTCTTATGGATGGAATTAAAATGACTTTACTTGGACCTCCTAATGCTGGCAAGTCTTCTTTACTTAATATTCTAGCGGATGACGATAAGGCCATAGTTAGTAGTATAGCAGGAACTACTAGAGACGCCATTGAAATTCCCCTTGCGATACACGGATATAAAGTGGTTGTCGGAGATACTGCTGGAATTCGTCATGCTACTAACgagattgaaagagaaggcaTTAAACGGGCCAAGACGAGGTCTCGGAATGCCGATTTAAATTTAATCATTATTCCGGCTGATCTATCTGGAGATATAGaccaagttcttcttgatcatATCGTCGATATTAGTGATAAAGAACTCTTGATTATAGTGAACAAATCCGATTTGCTGACATCGGAAACGGATAGAGTTAGCTTACTGAGCAGGATAAGCACCAAGTTTGACATCCCTCCTGATCGGTTTAAATTCATTAGTTGTATTACACACGATGGAATAAAAGAGCTTACACAACAACTTGAATCAAAATTTAGACAGATTACTTGGACGGATCGTGGTGAAGATCCAGTTGTGATATCCAAAAGAGCCCAGGATATCCTTTCCAACGATGTTCTTCACGGCTTTATAGACTTTCACCAGTTCAAAGACGGGGATGACATTGTATTGGCCATGGAAAGTTTGAAATTTAGTATGGAAGGTATAGGAAAGATCACTGGTGAGGCTATTGGGGTCGAGGAGATCCTTAGTGTTGTATTTTCTCAGTTCTGTATAG GCTGGGCCGCTTTTGGAATAGGTGCTAGAGCACTACAGATGGGTATTAGACAAGCCCCACTTACATACTATCCGATGGCATACGTCTATTCTGCCGGATTCTGGGTTGGCTTTGGCTATATGTTCGATTCCTGGGTTGACAAGAACAACAACCTTCTAGAAATGAGGATGGACAAGTTACACAAGTCCAGAGAGGCTGCAGAGGCTAAATAA
- the RHO2 gene encoding Rho GTPase, which translates to MSDTVIKRKIVIVGDGACGKTSLLYVFTLGEFPTEYHPTVFENYATDCRVDGKPVRLTLWDTAGQEEYERLRPLSYSKANIILIGFAINSPDSLENAGMKWAQEVSQYCPNIPVILIGLKKDLRPLDDGSDPCYAEKYVTPERGEQAARFIGAKRYVECSSLTGEAVDDVFEIATRASLLLKEEPESTCCVIS; encoded by the coding sequence ATGTCCGATACCGTCATCAAACGTAAAATAGTCATCGTAGGCGACGGTGCATGTGGGAAAACATCTCTCCTCTATGTGTTCACGTTGGGAGAGTTTCCTACCGAATATCACCCCACTGTGTTTGAAAATTACGCCACCGATTGCCGTGTTGATGGTAAGCCTGTTAGATTGACTCTTTGGGATACTGCAGGTCAGGAAGAATATGAGAGATTGAGACCCCTTTCTTACTCCAAGGCCAACATAATCCTCATCGGTTTCGCCATCAATTCTCCTGACTCTTTAGAGAATGCTGGTATGAAATGGGCCCAGGAGGTCAGTCAGTACTGTCCCAACATACCTGTCATTCTTATTGGCTTGAAAAAGGATCTAAGGCCTCTTGATGATGGTTCCGATCCTTGCTATGCTGAGAAGTATGTCACTCCTGAAAGAGGAGAACAGGCTGCACGCTTTATTGGTGCCAAACGTTACGTCGAGTGCTCTTCATTAACGGGAGAAGCCGTAGATGATGTGTTTGAAATTGCCACCAGGGCCAGCTTGCTTCTCAAGGAGGAACCTGAAAGTACTTGCTGTGTCATCTCATGA